The following nucleotide sequence is from Ferruginibacter lapsinanis.
TTGTAGTACGCTTTCTACTTTGGCAAAACAATCGTAAGCATTAATCCTTGAAAAATTCTGTAATTGGGATATCAAGTGCTTTACTTATCTTATATAGTGTTCGGATGGTTGGATTAGTTTGTCCCGACTCTATTCTCGACATACTTGCTTTTTCAAAATCGCATTCGATTGCCAGCTCATTTTGGGTCATGTTCTTTTTGCTCCTTAAAGCCTTTATTTTACTCCCTAATCTTTTCTGTAATTCAATGTGATTCATAACGCTAAATATCGGCAAGCTATATTAAATCTAGGTTGTCATAAAGGACAATTGTCATACCAA
It contains:
- a CDS encoding helix-turn-helix domain-containing protein — protein: MNHIELQKRLGSKIKALRSKKNMTQNELAIECDFEKASMSRIESGQTNPTIRTLYKISKALDIPITEFFKD